Proteins encoded together in one Citromicrobium bathyomarinum window:
- a CDS encoding IS5 family transposase, translating to MWTDTSRQQHSRPGLRYPSDLRDAEWALIEPLLPPAKPGGRPRCADLREVMNAILYLATSGCQWRMLPKDFPPLSTVQRYFYAWRDSGLWQTINHLLVMAARQIEGREASPSAGVIDSQSVKTTESGGPRGYDAGKKIMGRKRHIITDTLGLMLFVTIHAASIQDRDGAVDLIKAIRYRFPWLRHLFADGGYAGDKLIGALQGHGQWTLEIVRRCDTARGFVLLPRRWVVERTFAWLGRCRRLAKDWERTIESSTAWTTIAHIRRLTRLIASHCQIA from the coding sequence ATGTGGACCGATACCTCCCGGCAGCAGCATAGCCGCCCGGGTCTACGTTATCCAAGCGATTTGCGCGATGCCGAGTGGGCCTTGATCGAGCCTCTGTTGCCGCCCGCGAAACCTGGCGGCAGGCCGCGCTGCGCCGACCTGCGCGAGGTGATGAACGCGATCCTCTATCTGGCAACAAGCGGTTGCCAATGGCGGATGCTGCCCAAGGATTTCCCTCCGCTCTCGACGGTTCAACGCTATTTCTATGCCTGGCGCGACAGCGGCCTATGGCAGACGATCAATCACCTGCTGGTGATGGCTGCGCGCCAGATCGAAGGGCGCGAGGCCAGCCCCAGCGCCGGGGTGATCGATAGCCAGAGCGTCAAGACCACCGAGAGTGGCGGCCCACGGGGCTACGATGCGGGCAAGAAGATCATGGGACGCAAGCGTCACATCATCACCGATACGCTCGGACTGATGTTGTTCGTCACCATCCACGCTGCCAGCATTCAGGATCGCGACGGGGCGGTCGATCTCATCAAGGCAATCCGCTACCGCTTCCCGTGGCTGCGCCACCTCTTCGCCGATGGGGGCTACGCAGGCGACAAGCTCATCGGCGCGCTTCAAGGGCATGGGCAATGGACGCTCGAGATCGTGCGCCGCTGCGACACCGCCAGGGGCTTTGTTCTGCTCCCGCGCCGCTGGGTGGTCGAGCGCACCTTCGCCTGGCTCGGCAGATGTCGACGGCTCGCAAAGGACTGGGAAAGAACTATCGAAAGTTCCACCGCATGGACTACCATCGCCCACATCCGCCGCCTCACCCGCCTCATCGCAAGCCACTGCCAGATCGCATAA
- a CDS encoding oligosaccharide flippase family protein, with protein MSALAQQGLVRSTGVLIGGTVGANLITALSLPVVTRLYTPVEMSVLAVFASLLQTLYVSICLRFDIALSMPESDDDAINLLALGAFFAAVLSGLIALVLLVLPASAYDAFGHPELVNLIWFLPPSLALAGIYSLMQLWYVRRKGFGPIARSRMAQAGSGAATQIALGLLHTGPFGLLLGYAINFSAGSILLGTRFLRGELDLLRKVSVSRMRALFREYRLFPAYSAPEALAHSAAWQLPIVLIAALAIGPEAGYLTLAMFVVQAPMSLLGNALSQVYLSEAPARHRDGALGPFTVQVVGGLMRIGVGPLIALAIISPFAFAFVFGSEWSRAGVLVVWLTPWFIAQLLTAPVSMALQVTNRQRTAFVLQFVGLALRVGLVVAVGILSPRFVSEAYAISGAIFYFGYLVLLLHAVGAHAGDVVREMRRALLPITAFCVLGVIGAFAVHWLDTVL; from the coding sequence GTGTCCGCGCTCGCCCAGCAGGGGCTGGTTCGTTCCACTGGGGTGCTGATCGGTGGCACGGTCGGTGCCAATCTCATCACCGCACTCTCGCTCCCGGTGGTGACGCGCCTCTACACCCCCGTGGAGATGAGTGTGCTGGCGGTTTTCGCCAGCCTGCTCCAGACGCTTTATGTGTCTATCTGTTTGCGGTTCGACATCGCCCTGTCGATGCCCGAAAGCGATGATGATGCGATCAATCTGCTGGCGCTGGGGGCCTTTTTTGCGGCCGTCCTGTCAGGATTGATTGCGCTCGTTCTGCTCGTCCTCCCGGCATCCGCCTATGACGCATTCGGCCATCCCGAACTCGTCAATCTTATCTGGTTCCTGCCTCCCTCGCTCGCGCTGGCCGGAATCTACAGCCTGATGCAGCTGTGGTATGTGCGCAGAAAGGGCTTCGGTCCGATTGCGCGAAGCCGGATGGCGCAGGCGGGCAGCGGTGCCGCGACCCAGATCGCACTTGGGCTCCTGCATACCGGACCGTTCGGCTTGCTGCTCGGCTATGCGATCAATTTCAGCGCAGGCTCAATCCTGCTCGGCACACGCTTCCTACGCGGTGAGTTAGACCTTCTCCGGAAGGTTTCGGTGTCCAGGATGCGCGCATTGTTCCGCGAGTACAGACTGTTTCCCGCCTACTCGGCACCCGAGGCACTGGCGCACTCTGCGGCGTGGCAGCTACCCATCGTGCTCATCGCCGCGCTGGCGATCGGGCCTGAGGCGGGTTACCTGACGCTCGCGATGTTCGTTGTCCAGGCGCCGATGTCGCTACTCGGCAATGCACTGTCTCAGGTCTACCTGTCCGAAGCCCCGGCCCGTCACCGTGATGGGGCGCTCGGCCCGTTCACCGTGCAGGTGGTCGGCGGACTGATGCGGATCGGGGTCGGGCCATTGATCGCGCTGGCAATCATATCGCCCTTCGCCTTCGCCTTCGTCTTCGGGTCGGAATGGTCGCGCGCGGGTGTGCTGGTAGTGTGGCTGACCCCCTGGTTCATCGCGCAGCTGTTGACCGCGCCTGTGTCCATGGCGCTGCAGGTGACCAACCGCCAGCGTACCGCCTTCGTCCTGCAGTTCGTCGGCCTCGCCCTGCGGGTGGGACTGGTGGTGGCAGTGGGCATTCTTTCCCCCCGGTTCGTTTCGGAAGCCTATGCCATTTCGGGGGCGATCTTCTATTTCGGTTATCTGGTGCTGCTGCTCCACGCGGTCGGTGCGCACGCGGGCGATGTCGTGCGCGAGATGCGCAGGGCTTTGCTCCCGATCACCGCATTTTGTGTGCTGGGTGTGATCGGTGCGTTCGCGGTGCACTGGCTGGACACCGTGCTGTGA